The Methylomicrobium lacus LW14 genome window below encodes:
- the tnpB gene encoding IS66 family insertion sequence element accessory protein TnpB (TnpB, as the term is used for proteins encoded by IS66 family insertion elements, is considered an accessory protein, since TnpC, encoded by a neighboring gene, is a DDE family transposase.): MPGLIASPAQIWLAVAPVDMRRGLDGLTAIVQQSLGHPPGCGSAFIFRNRAGNRLRLLLWDGNGVWLCQRRLHRGSFVWPKASDPVFALSQAQWQWLVAGVDWQRLSAQPSTEWRV; encoded by the coding sequence ATGCCTGGCTTGATTGCGAGTCCGGCACAGATCTGGCTGGCGGTGGCGCCGGTCGATATGCGGCGCGGCCTGGATGGCTTAACCGCAATCGTCCAGCAAAGCCTGGGGCACCCGCCTGGCTGCGGATCGGCCTTCATCTTCCGCAACCGTGCCGGCAACCGCTTGCGCCTGTTGCTGTGGGACGGCAATGGGGTTTGGCTGTGCCAGCGGCGGTTGCATCGAGGCAGTTTTGTTTGGCCCAAAGCCTCTGACCCGGTCTTTGCGCTCAGTCAGGCCCAGTGGCAGTGGCTTGTGGCTGGTGTCGATTGGCAACGGCTATCGGCACAACCGTCAACAGAATGGCGGGTGTAA
- a CDS encoding Lon protease family protein: MKITPLDPSQLYKPCDISDLAFASTDELEDIDLAVGQERAIESLKFGIRIAKKGYNVFAMAPSGTGKLTSVLQLAEHEASRQPIPADWCYVNNFNQPSKPRAIKLAPGQGRIFQSDMDKLVDELSIAIPAAFDGDEYRSRVGELESKSRQHEIDQLSQLRDQAAEAHIILTETPTGYAFVPSDDKEQAISPEEFNKFDKDKQHQIQDTIFEFQDRLQNLLKKFPHWRKETKRKLQALNREVAELAVNHSIDDLLAKYAKQDAIMGYLKDIKKDIIDHIRDFVPHSEKVISFMEFPQEQNPFKRYQVNLMIDLSQKKSAPVIFEQNPNYSNLVGRIDHQAFMGSLVTDFTMIKPGALHKANGGYLILDTQKLLFQPYAWESLKRTLQMGEIRIESLERALSLISTSALEPEPIPLDVKVILIGEPLFYYLLSAYDPDFHDLFKIAADFDDTVSRETKTPDYVRLLATLARREKLRPLSRHAVARIIEHSSRMTGDTEKLLTHLRSITDLLTESDYWASSNGHTEITNSDVQQAIDHKTKRLDKIREKLYENILRGILLVNTEGSVVGQINGLSVLQMGDFMFGQPSRITATTRLGSGKIVDIMRETELGGALHSKGVLILSSFIAAKYARKSPFSMAASLVFEQTYGEVEGDSASLAELCAVLSSLARVPLRQDLAITGSVDQLGQVQPIGGVNEKIEGFFDICAAKGLTGAQGVIIPASNLKHLMLRWDVVHAAQTKQFSIYAVATVDQALEILTGIEAGEADAEGRFPPASFNAKVDAQLQQFTTIKKDFSKSQADDISTGDQSSEK, encoded by the coding sequence ATGAAAATAACACCGCTCGATCCTTCCCAACTCTACAAGCCTTGTGATATTTCTGATTTGGCCTTCGCCTCGACCGATGAACTGGAGGACATTGACCTCGCGGTCGGCCAGGAACGCGCGATAGAATCGCTGAAGTTCGGTATCCGGATCGCCAAGAAAGGTTATAACGTATTTGCGATGGCCCCCTCCGGCACCGGTAAACTGACCTCGGTATTGCAGTTGGCCGAACACGAAGCCAGCCGGCAACCGATTCCGGCCGATTGGTGTTATGTGAATAATTTCAACCAGCCGTCCAAACCGAGAGCGATCAAGCTCGCTCCCGGACAAGGCCGAATCTTCCAGTCCGACATGGACAAGTTGGTCGACGAACTCAGCATCGCGATACCGGCCGCATTCGACGGCGATGAATACCGTTCCCGGGTCGGCGAACTGGAAAGCAAGTCCCGCCAGCATGAAATCGACCAGCTCAGTCAATTGCGCGACCAAGCCGCCGAGGCGCATATCATCCTGACCGAAACGCCGACCGGTTATGCATTCGTGCCTTCCGACGACAAAGAGCAGGCGATCAGCCCGGAAGAATTCAATAAATTCGACAAGGACAAACAGCACCAGATTCAGGACACGATTTTCGAGTTTCAGGATCGCCTGCAAAACCTGCTGAAAAAATTTCCGCACTGGCGCAAGGAAACCAAGCGCAAACTGCAGGCGCTGAACCGCGAGGTCGCCGAACTCGCGGTCAATCATTCGATCGACGATCTGCTCGCAAAATATGCCAAGCAGGACGCAATCATGGGGTATCTGAAGGATATTAAAAAGGATATCATCGATCATATCCGCGATTTCGTGCCGCATTCCGAGAAAGTGATCTCGTTCATGGAGTTTCCGCAGGAACAGAATCCGTTCAAGCGCTATCAGGTCAATCTGATGATCGATCTGAGCCAAAAGAAGTCCGCGCCGGTCATTTTTGAACAAAATCCGAATTACAGCAATTTGGTCGGGCGGATCGATCATCAGGCCTTTATGGGTTCCCTGGTGACCGACTTTACGATGATCAAACCCGGCGCCTTGCACAAGGCCAACGGCGGATATTTGATTCTGGACACGCAAAAACTGCTGTTCCAGCCCTATGCCTGGGAAAGCCTGAAAAGAACCCTGCAAATGGGCGAAATAAGGATCGAATCGCTCGAACGCGCGCTGAGCCTGATTAGCACCTCGGCGCTCGAACCCGAGCCGATTCCGCTCGACGTCAAAGTGATCCTGATCGGCGAACCGCTGTTTTATTATTTATTGAGTGCCTACGATCCCGACTTTCATGATCTTTTCAAGATCGCGGCCGATTTCGACGATACGGTCTCCAGGGAAACCAAGACGCCCGACTATGTGCGTCTGTTGGCGACGCTCGCGCGCCGCGAAAAACTCAGGCCGCTCAGCCGCCATGCGGTCGCCCGGATTATCGAGCACAGCTCACGCATGACCGGCGATACGGAGAAACTGCTGACCCATTTGCGCAGCATCACCGACCTTTTGACCGAATCCGATTACTGGGCCAGCAGCAACGGCCATACCGAGATCACCAACAGCGACGTGCAGCAGGCGATCGACCACAAGACCAAGCGCCTCGACAAGATACGCGAAAAACTGTACGAAAACATCCTGCGCGGCATCCTGTTAGTCAATACCGAAGGCAGCGTCGTCGGCCAGATCAACGGCCTTTCGGTGCTGCAGATGGGCGATTTCATGTTCGGCCAGCCATCCAGGATCACCGCGACGACGCGCCTCGGCAGCGGCAAAATCGTCGACATCATGCGCGAAACCGAGCTCGGCGGCGCGCTGCATTCGAAAGGCGTGCTGATCCTGTCGAGCTTCATCGCCGCCAAATATGCCAGGAAAAGCCCGTTTTCGATGGCTGCCAGCCTGGTCTTCGAGCAAACCTACGGCGAAGTCGAAGGCGACAGCGCCTCGCTGGCCGAACTCTGCGCGGTTTTGTCCTCGCTGGCGCGGGTGCCGCTCAGGCAGGATCTCGCGATCACCGGTTCGGTCGATCAGCTCGGCCAGGTACAACCGATCGGCGGCGTGAATGAAAAAATCGAAGGCTTTTTCGACATTTGCGCGGCCAAGGGCCTGACCGGCGCGCAAGGCGTGATCATCCCGGCCAGCAACCTAAAACACCTGATGCTGCGTTGGGATGTGGTGCATGCGGCCCAGACCAAACAGTTTTCGATTTATGCGGTAGCGACCGTCGATCAGGCGCTGGAAATATTGACCGGCATCGAAGCCGGTGAAGCCGACGCCGAAGGCCGCTTTCCGCCCGCATCGTTCAATGCAAAGGTCGATGCGCAATTGCAGCAATTTACAACGATCAAAAAAGATTTCAGCAAATCACAAGCGGATGACATCTCAACAGGCGACCAATCCTCGGAGAAGTAA
- the tnpA gene encoding IS66 family insertion sequence element accessory protein TnpA, producing MAITAKWRQHIEAWQRSGLSQAAYCAERQLNVRTFTARLSDYRKLPQPESAALIPVHVQPSAPAAIVFTHAQGHRLELSATVSARWVAELLRCLA from the coding sequence ATGGCTATCACAGCGAAATGGCGTCAGCATATTGAAGCGTGGCAACGTAGCGGGCTATCACAAGCCGCGTATTGCGCCGAGCGGCAACTCAATGTCCGTACCTTCACGGCGCGTTTGAGCGACTATCGCAAATTGCCCCAGCCAGAGTCGGCAGCCTTAATACCGGTGCATGTTCAGCCGTCTGCGCCTGCCGCGATTGTCTTCACGCATGCCCAAGGTCACCGCCTGGAGTTGTCCGCTACCGTATCAGCGCGCTGGGTGGCGGAGTTGTTGCGATGCCTGGCTTGA
- the tnpC gene encoding IS66 family transposase: MNPLAKLDQLNLEPSAKTEVAALIQALIEQAERDAKAIQSKGVKIAALTHELAYYKRIRFSTKSEALAPLQRDVFEETWNTDISAIDADVEQLQDASPCTTVVRPKRLRAGRQPLPSHLPRIEHRHEPESCTCGHCGRELVKIGEDVTEQLDVEPAKFFVHRHIRPQYACRSCETVTAAPIPPAVIDGGLAAVGLLSWVMISKFQDHLPLYRLEQIAARDGVILSRSTLADWVGRLGVALEPLADRLAWHLQQRSSLHADETPVPQLDPGNGKTKKAYLWAYRSNDLQPGPKILVFDYQAGRSGRHAGQFLGDWQGHLVVDDYAGYKALFAAARAHPETRLRLEPCIELACWAHARRKFFDLFQASQSPIAQEALQRIAVLYAIEAEGQSLSSAERQRLRAEKSRPALAGLHDWLQRTRTHAAPNTATAKAIDYSLKRWIALTRYAETGDLPIDNNPIENSIRPIALGKKNWLFAGSERAGKRAAVIQTLLGTAKLNGLDPLAWLKDTLEKLPTWPNSRIDELLPFGKSH, encoded by the coding sequence ATGAATCCCCTCGCCAAACTCGATCAGTTGAACCTGGAGCCTTCGGCAAAAACCGAAGTAGCCGCATTGATTCAAGCGCTGATCGAGCAGGCTGAGCGGGATGCCAAAGCCATTCAGAGCAAAGGCGTCAAAATCGCCGCGCTGACCCACGAGTTGGCGTATTACAAGCGCATCCGTTTCAGCACCAAGAGCGAAGCCTTGGCCCCGCTGCAGCGGGATGTGTTCGAGGAAACCTGGAACACGGATATTTCGGCCATCGACGCGGACGTCGAGCAACTGCAAGATGCCAGTCCTTGTACCACGGTGGTCCGCCCCAAACGCCTGCGCGCCGGCCGGCAACCGTTACCGTCTCACTTGCCGCGCATCGAACACCGCCACGAACCCGAATCCTGCACCTGCGGGCACTGCGGCCGGGAGTTGGTCAAGATCGGCGAAGATGTGACCGAGCAACTGGATGTCGAGCCGGCGAAGTTCTTCGTCCATCGCCATATCCGCCCGCAATATGCCTGCCGGAGCTGCGAGACCGTGACGGCGGCGCCGATTCCGCCGGCGGTGATCGATGGCGGTCTGGCGGCGGTCGGCTTGTTGAGCTGGGTGATGATCAGCAAATTCCAGGACCATCTGCCGCTCTACCGCTTGGAGCAGATCGCCGCCCGCGACGGCGTGATCTTGTCCCGTTCCACCCTGGCCGACTGGGTCGGACGTCTCGGCGTCGCCTTGGAACCTTTGGCGGATCGCCTGGCCTGGCATCTTCAACAACGGTCGAGTCTTCATGCCGATGAAACGCCGGTGCCGCAACTGGATCCCGGCAACGGCAAAACCAAGAAAGCCTATTTGTGGGCGTATCGCAGCAATGACCTACAACCGGGGCCCAAGATCCTCGTCTTCGACTATCAAGCCGGTCGCAGCGGCCGGCATGCCGGGCAGTTTCTAGGCGATTGGCAAGGCCATCTCGTGGTCGACGACTACGCCGGCTATAAAGCCTTGTTTGCGGCCGCCCGCGCCCATCCCGAAACTCGACTTCGGCTTGAGCCATGTATCGAACTGGCGTGTTGGGCGCATGCGCGGCGGAAATTCTTCGACCTGTTCCAGGCCAGCCAGAGCCCGATTGCGCAAGAAGCCTTACAGCGCATCGCGGTGCTGTATGCGATTGAAGCCGAAGGCCAAAGCCTGAGTTCAGCGGAACGCCAACGCCTGCGTGCCGAGAAAAGCCGGCCGGCACTGGCCGGCCTGCACGACTGGCTGCAACGCACCCGAACCCACGCCGCGCCCAATACCGCGACCGCTAAAGCCATCGACTACAGCTTGAAACGCTGGATCGCTCTCACACGCTATGCTGAAACCGGCGATCTGCCAATCGACAACAACCCGATTGAAAACAGCATCCGACCTATCGCTTTGGGTAAAAAGAACTGGCTCTTTGCAGGCTCGGAACGCGCCGGAAAACGCGCGGCTGTGATTCAAACCTTGCTCGGCACGGCCAAGCTCAACGGCCTCGATCCTTTGGCCTGGCTAAAAGACACCCTCGAAAAACTGCCTACCTGGCCTAACAGCCGTATCGACGAACTACTGCCTTTCGGCAAATCACATTAA
- the glgP gene encoding alpha-glucan family phosphorylase — translation MKASGFFRPDLAKKLDGLAELAGDCSYTWAHGADEIWSELDDELWRLTRNPWLVLQSVSHAHLETLSENPDFCQKLRTIVSAHRLALSENRWFQHHYEQQAALKKIAYFSMEFGLSEALPIYSGGLGLLAGDHLKAASDLGLPLVGVGLLYQNGYFRQDFDADGNQIALYPSSNTSDLPVTPVRDANGEWLRIKLLTPYQLWVRVWQAQIGRIELYLLDTNDPINHPVDRCITTELYGGGSSHRLAQEILLGIGGWRVLQALGITPDVCHLNEGHAALVVLERARDLMREKDLDFATALTITRAGNLFTTHTPVEAGFDRFSPDLVNNQLGLYAKELDISVAALLSLGRAPGCTDPAAPFNMAYLAIHGSAAVNGVSRLHAEVSRDIFSPLFPNWSRHDIPVTNVTNGVHVPAWDSKDADELWTQLCGKGRWFCDPEMLGQNFNRVADQELWQMRAKNRARLVHFVRDEYNRELNIHSNLTEKELEKRVLRVFDPNVMTIGFARRFATYKRPNLLLTDPDRLARILCHPDRPVQLVISGKAHPADQPGQLLIKAWHQFMRRPEIRDRAVFLSDYDMITAEYLVQGVDLWINTPKRPWEACGTSGMKILVNGGLNVSELDGWWAEAYTPEVGWSLNGNEDGHSDQEQAEMLYRLLEEDIVPAFYERNDNGIPERWTKKMRASMTTLTPYFSANRMVREYTERFYLPLATHYHERAAKQGELGKELTQWQQHLQDFWPKIHVAQVQAEDQGKQQLFKLHIYLGDLTADDVEVQLFSEPTADIQQAIHPIPIDHPIPGAVNGYVYSLTIPAVRLLKDYTPRIIPRHPGCQVPIETQHILWIK, via the coding sequence ATGAAAGCAAGCGGATTCTTTCGGCCCGACTTGGCCAAAAAACTCGACGGCCTGGCCGAACTGGCCGGAGATTGCAGTTACACCTGGGCGCACGGCGCCGATGAAATCTGGTCCGAACTGGATGACGAGTTATGGAGGCTGACCCGCAATCCCTGGCTGGTATTGCAATCGGTGTCGCATGCGCACCTCGAAACACTCTCCGAGAACCCGGATTTTTGCCAAAAACTGCGCACGATCGTGTCCGCGCACCGGCTCGCCTTGTCTGAAAATCGTTGGTTCCAACACCATTACGAACAGCAAGCCGCGCTGAAGAAGATCGCTTATTTCAGCATGGAGTTCGGTCTTAGCGAAGCGTTGCCGATTTATTCCGGCGGCCTCGGCCTCCTGGCCGGCGATCATTTGAAAGCGGCCAGCGATTTGGGTTTGCCCTTGGTCGGTGTCGGCCTCTTGTATCAAAACGGCTATTTTCGCCAGGATTTCGACGCGGACGGCAATCAGATTGCGCTCTATCCGTCGAGCAATACCAGCGACCTGCCGGTCACGCCGGTGCGCGATGCGAACGGCGAATGGCTGCGCATCAAGCTGTTGACGCCCTACCAGCTGTGGGTCAGGGTCTGGCAGGCGCAAATCGGCCGGATCGAACTGTATTTGCTCGATACGAACGATCCGATCAATCATCCGGTCGATCGCTGCATCACGACCGAGCTCTACGGCGGCGGCTCCAGCCACCGATTGGCGCAGGAAATCCTGCTCGGCATCGGCGGCTGGCGCGTTTTACAGGCACTAGGCATCACACCCGACGTCTGCCATCTGAACGAGGGTCATGCGGCGCTGGTCGTTCTGGAACGCGCCCGTGACCTGATGCGCGAAAAAGACCTCGATTTTGCGACCGCCTTGACGATTACCCGCGCCGGCAATCTGTTTACTACGCATACGCCGGTCGAGGCCGGCTTCGATCGCTTCAGTCCGGACCTGGTCAACAATCAACTGGGCCTGTATGCGAAAGAACTCGATATCAGTGTGGCGGCGCTGCTGAGTCTCGGCCGTGCGCCCGGCTGCACCGATCCTGCCGCGCCGTTCAACATGGCTTATCTGGCGATACACGGCAGCGCGGCGGTCAACGGCGTCAGCCGCCTGCATGCGGAAGTCAGCCGGGACATTTTCAGCCCGCTGTTTCCGAACTGGTCGCGCCATGACATCCCGGTCACCAATGTGACCAACGGCGTGCACGTGCCGGCCTGGGATTCGAAGGATGCGGACGAATTGTGGACACAGCTGTGCGGCAAGGGCCGCTGGTTCTGCGATCCCGAGATGCTCGGCCAGAATTTCAACCGGGTCGCGGACCAGGAGCTTTGGCAGATGCGCGCGAAAAACCGGGCACGGCTGGTTCATTTCGTGCGCGACGAATACAACCGCGAATTGAACATTCACAGCAATTTAACCGAGAAGGAACTCGAAAAACGCGTGCTGCGCGTGTTCGATCCGAATGTGATGACAATCGGCTTCGCGCGCCGTTTCGCGACCTACAAACGCCCTAACCTGCTGTTGACCGATCCCGACCGGCTGGCCCGTATCCTGTGTCATCCGGACAGGCCGGTGCAACTGGTCATTTCCGGCAAGGCGCATCCTGCCGATCAGCCCGGACAACTGCTGATCAAGGCGTGGCACCAGTTCATGCGCCGCCCGGAGATTCGCGACCGGGCAGTGTTTTTGAGCGATTACGACATGATCACCGCGGAATATCTGGTGCAAGGCGTCGATTTATGGATCAATACGCCGAAACGACCCTGGGAAGCCTGCGGCACCAGCGGCATGAAGATTCTGGTCAACGGCGGCCTGAATGTGTCGGAACTGGACGGCTGGTGGGCCGAGGCCTATACCCCCGAAGTCGGCTGGTCCTTGAACGGCAATGAAGATGGGCACAGCGATCAGGAACAGGCGGAGATGCTTTACCGCCTGCTCGAGGAAGACATCGTGCCGGCCTTTTATGAGCGCAACGATAACGGCATTCCCGAACGCTGGACAAAAAAAATGCGCGCCAGCATGACCACGCTGACGCCGTATTTTTCGGCCAACCGAATGGTGCGGGAATATACCGAACGTTTCTACCTGCCCCTGGCCACGCATTACCACGAACGGGCCGCGAAACAGGGCGAACTTGGCAAAGAGCTGACGCAATGGCAGCAGCATCTGCAAGACTTCTGGCCGAAAATCCATGTCGCGCAGGTGCAGGCCGAAGACCAGGGCAAGCAACAACTGTTCAAGCTGCATATTTATCTCGGCGATCTGACCGCCGATGATGTCGAGGTGCAATTGTTCTCGGAGCCGACCGCCGACATTCAGCAAGCCATCCATCCGATCCCGATCGATCACCCGATTCCGGGGGCGGTCAACGGCTATGTGTACAGCCTCACGATTCCGGCAGTCCGTCTGCTCAAGGATTACACCCCCCGCATCATCCCCCGCCATCCTGGCTGTCAGGTGCCGATCGAGACTCAACATATATTATGGATCAAGTGA
- a CDS encoding M10 family metallopeptidase C-terminal domain-containing protein, with product MSTLYDNAINERPVFLGHTFSEYRNDYAMAAINAEGTVITWGYPDYGGDISAVSGLLNGAIDVVQLYSNSAAFAALRADGSVVTWGNTGENSGSLLPALNGNVDVKTVFSTSSAFAALRVDGSVATWGAPGAGGDSTEVASQINGAMDVTQVSSTAAAFAAIRADGSVITWGYSSFGGDSSEVANDINGNIDVKQIFSTGSAFAALRADGSVVTWGNANDGGDSTKVVAELNGNDDLKDVDFIFANSAVFAAHRVDGSLVVWGNIANGADVSTVSNEIDGDTDVTQVASTLSAFAALRADGSVVTWGDAKAGGDSSAATEQLHNVDRIYATSSAFAALRKDGSVVTWGFDGYGGDSQSVAQKLDGTIPVERIVSNDHAFAALRADGSVIVWGSLLAGGNLEEIQAQLDGSVDVIQLTASSLAFAALLADGRVVAWGDLNFGGDSSEVAAQLTGITSLVDLAYKPVVPVVPDEPEDPDQVGTSKSNSLVGDAQDNNLYGLGGKDDLFGEGGNDVLDGGKGVDFLRGGQGDDTYIVDHAKDVVLERADEGVDTVLSNKSYTLPEHVEKLILTGNGAIKGTGNAGDNVLLGNDKANTLTGKLGADVLTGGAGKNKFVYTSIDDSLPDSFDTITDLLYGDKINLKAIDADTLTSKNDAFTFIGALEFESIAGQLRFADGFLEADVNGDAQADFMIELTGRDSISADFFVL from the coding sequence ATGAGTACTTTATACGATAACGCGATTAACGAACGCCCTGTATTCCTAGGGCATACTTTTTCTGAGTATAGAAACGATTATGCCATGGCCGCCATCAACGCCGAGGGCACCGTGATAACTTGGGGTTACCCCGACTATGGTGGCGATATCAGCGCAGTCAGCGGTCTTCTCAATGGCGCTATTGATGTCGTCCAGTTGTATAGTAACTCCGCCGCGTTTGCCGCCTTGCGTGCAGACGGTTCAGTGGTGACATGGGGTAACACGGGGGAGAATAGCGGGTCATTGCTACCGGCATTAAACGGAAACGTAGACGTTAAGACGGTCTTTTCGACCAGTAGCGCGTTTGCCGCCTTGCGTGTCGACGGCTCAGTCGCAACCTGGGGCGCTCCGGGGGCGGGAGGAGACAGTACCGAGGTGGCCAGTCAGATTAACGGTGCTATGGACGTGACTCAGGTCAGTTCAACTGCGGCGGCCTTCGCGGCAATTCGCGCCGATGGTTCGGTGATTACCTGGGGCTATAGTTCTTTCGGGGGAGATAGCAGCGAAGTCGCCAATGACATCAACGGCAACATTGATGTCAAACAAATTTTTTCTACAGGCTCTGCTTTCGCGGCGTTACGTGCGGATGGCTCGGTGGTTACTTGGGGAAATGCTAATGATGGCGGTGACAGTACCAAAGTCGTCGCCGAGCTGAACGGTAACGATGATCTGAAGGATGTAGATTTTATCTTCGCTAACTCTGCTGTCTTTGCGGCACACAGAGTCGACGGTTCTCTGGTGGTGTGGGGCAATATCGCCAATGGTGCCGATGTCAGTACGGTCAGCAATGAAATTGACGGCGATACCGACGTAACCCAAGTTGCTTCGACCCTTTCCGCTTTCGCGGCATTGCGCGCGGATGGTTCCGTGGTGACATGGGGAGATGCTAAAGCGGGCGGCGACAGTAGCGCGGCGACTGAACAGCTACACAACGTCGACCGAATCTATGCCACGAGTTCTGCATTTGCGGCGCTGCGCAAAGACGGCTCCGTGGTAACCTGGGGTTTCGATGGCTATGGGGGAGATAGCCAGAGCGTGGCACAAAAACTCGATGGCACAATTCCGGTAGAGAGGATCGTATCAAATGATCACGCGTTTGCCGCTCTGCGCGCAGATGGTTCGGTTATCGTTTGGGGCAGCTTACTTGCAGGGGGGAATCTTGAAGAGATTCAAGCCCAGTTGGATGGCTCCGTAGATGTTATTCAACTCACGGCATCGAGTCTGGCATTTGCCGCTTTACTGGCAGACGGCAGGGTGGTTGCCTGGGGAGATCTTAATTTTGGCGGCGACAGCTCGGAGGTGGCTGCGCAATTAACGGGCATCACAAGCCTGGTTGATCTTGCCTATAAACCTGTCGTACCCGTGGTACCTGACGAGCCTGAAGATCCAGACCAGGTCGGCACGTCAAAATCGAACTCTTTAGTTGGTGATGCACAGGATAATAATCTGTACGGTTTAGGCGGCAAGGACGATCTATTTGGTGAAGGTGGTAATGATGTTCTTGATGGCGGCAAGGGTGTTGATTTTCTAAGAGGTGGTCAAGGAGATGATACTTATATAGTCGATCATGCAAAGGATGTTGTGCTAGAAAGGGCAGACGAGGGGGTTGATACGGTGCTCTCGAACAAGTCGTATACACTGCCTGAGCATGTTGAAAAACTGATACTAACAGGGAATGGAGCCATTAAAGGAACCGGCAATGCAGGCGATAACGTACTGCTTGGTAATGATAAAGCCAATACTTTAACCGGCAAACTCGGTGCTGATGTGCTAACGGGGGGGGCCGGCAAAAATAAATTCGTTTATACCAGTATCGATGATTCGTTACCGGACAGTTTTGACACGATTACTGACTTACTATACGGAGATAAGATCAATCTTAAAGCCATTGATGCCGATACGCTGACATCAAAAAATGATGCTTTTACCTTCATCGGTGCCTTGGAATTTGAGAGTATAGCAGGCCAGTTACGGTTTGCAGATGGTTTCCTCGAAGCCGACGTCAATGGCGATGCGCAAGCAGATTTTATGATCGAGCTGACTGGTAGAGACAGTATAAGCGCAGATTTTTTTGTACTTTAG
- a CDS encoding class I SAM-dependent methyltransferase — translation MDTLNPAEAHNLRTRKAVNLPYFDNLLKLLHEGNAAVAQGFGRHVHWGYWENPHQADATGADFAEAAENLSQEICRAGQINNGLRVLDVGCGFGGTIAHINEHDTGMQLTGLNLDSRQLQRARTQVVPRSGNRIEFVEGDACKLPFADHSFDVVLAVECIFHFPDRESFFREARRVLKPGGMLALSVSVQPYHIARLMGA, via the coding sequence TTGGATACACTCAACCCCGCCGAGGCGCACAACCTCCGCACACGCAAAGCCGTCAACCTGCCCTATTTCGACAATCTGCTGAAACTGCTGCATGAGGGCAATGCGGCGGTCGCACAAGGCTTCGGACGGCACGTGCATTGGGGCTATTGGGAAAATCCGCACCAGGCCGATGCGACCGGAGCCGATTTTGCCGAGGCCGCGGAAAATCTGAGCCAGGAAATCTGCCGGGCGGGTCAGATCAACAACGGTTTACGCGTACTGGACGTCGGCTGCGGCTTCGGCGGCACGATCGCGCATATCAATGAGCATGACACCGGGATGCAGTTGACCGGTTTGAATCTGGACTCGCGCCAGTTGCAACGCGCCCGCACCCAGGTCGTACCGCGTTCCGGCAATCGAATCGAATTCGTCGAGGGCGATGCCTGCAAACTGCCGTTTGCAGACCACAGCTTCGATGTGGTGCTCGCGGTCGAATGTATCTTTCATTTTCCGGACCGCGAATCTTTTTTTCGGGAAGCGCGGCGCGTATTGAAGCCGGGCGGCATGCTGGCATTGTCCGTAAGCGTCCAACCCTACCACATAGCGAGGTTGATGGGGGCGTGA